The genomic segment TTTAGCTTGTCTGCATATTGGCTCGGAGTGAATGTTAAAGATGTTGCGCTAACATAATTTAGAAAAAGCTTATTTTCTGAGGAACTTTGCCTGCAAGCTTGGTAAGCGGTTTGAACAATTTCTTGATATTTAGTGTTAACATCTGGACCGTTATAATCATCCTGGATAACCTGTTCAGACGAATCATACTGCATACCATATCTGCTAGAGTTTATAACTAGTGATTTTTTTGTGTTGTTATCAGAAAGTAGCAAAATCTTACCACGAAGTTTTCTTAAAGTGGGGGTTTTAGAGCTGGTGTTTTTGGCGGACTCAGTGTAAAAAAATGATTTTAATTTATGGATTAAAGGTTGAATCCGGTAATCAAAACTATTTTCACTCTTATTTTCATCTTTTAAACGCATAATAACTACTTCTTTAGGATTTTCTTTTAAAAAAGATATAAAAGTATGAAGAACTTCTTCTAGAGAGGCATTTAAATATATCGGCCCATGGTAAATGTTAAGATCCTCTTTAGCTCTGATATCAAAAAAACGAATACCGGCATTTAATTGTTCATTTAGCGTCATAGTTTGTGTTTGGGCAAGAGGGCGTGTGAATTGCCAAGTGATGTATCCGTTATAACTCATTGTATCGTGCGTCCCTGGTATAGAGAGAGCGGACAAAGAAACGGAATCTGGTAGAGATGTCATCCAACGTTGTGTGTTAATGTTTTTTTTGGTGAATGTATTCCAAGTCTTAGATGAAATTGCTTTCCCGTGCATAGGAAAAATAATGGAGTAAACAGCTAGACATAATAGAACAAGAAGAACTTTGCGTGAGCGGTGGATATACATAATTTTCCCTCCTTCAATATTGTATAGTCTTATTTTAGTCAACATTAACATATTTAAGCATTAACATTTGTTAATGACATCAAAAGTTATTAAAGACTACAATAATGTTGTAAACAGGAGCTATAATATTGCGTTTCAAGCTAATGAATCGAATTTCGCCAATATTATTATTTTGAAATTGGGGAGGTGGAAGAACCAGTTTAGTGGAAGAATGAAAAAGTGAAGGGGAGAGACAATGATGAAAATATTTGGTTTAGTTATCATGTCGTTGCTATTTGTTAGTTTGCCAATAACACAACAACCTGAAGCGAGGGATGTCCCCGCGTACGATAGAAGCGAGGTGACTATATCTCCTGCTGAAACACCAGAGTCCCCACCGGCAACACCAAAAACACCTGTAGAGAAAAAGCATGCGGAAGAAATTAATAAATATATTTGGGGATTAAACTATGATAAAAATAGTATTCTGGTCTATCAAGGTGAAGCAGTTACAAACGTTCCACCGAAAAAGGGCTACAAAGATGGCAGTGAATATATTGTCGTTGAAAAAAAGAAAAAAGGTATCAATCAAAACAATGCAGACATTTCTGTCATAAATGCAATTTCGAGCCTTACTTATCCTGGAGCGTTGGTAAAAGCAAATAGAGAATTAGTAGAAAATCAACCTAATGTACTACCAGTAAAACGAGATTCACTTACATTAAGTGTAGATTTACCAGGAATGACTAAAAAAGATAATAAAATATTCGTTAAAAACCCTACAAAGTCAAACGTAAATAATGCCGTGAATACATTAGTAGAGCGTTGGAATGATAAGTATTCAAAAGCGTATC from the Listeria seeligeri serovar 1/2b str. SLCC3954 genome contains:
- a CDS encoding phosphatidylinositol-specific phospholipase C, whose product is MYIHRSRKVLLVLLCLAVYSIIFPMHGKAISSKTWNTFTKKNINTQRWMTSLPDSVSLSALSIPGTHDTMSYNGYITWQFTRPLAQTQTMTLNEQLNAGIRFFDIRAKEDLNIYHGPIYLNASLEEVLHTFISFLKENPKEVVIMRLKDENKSENSFDYRIQPLIHKLKSFFYTESAKNTSSKTPTLRKLRGKILLLSDNNTKKSLVINSSRYGMQYDSSEQVIQDDYNGPDVNTKYQEIVQTAYQACRQSSSENKLFLNYVSATSLTFTPSQYADKLNSKVENFVDNLTANKLNGVGMLIMDFPEKQTIHSIIKNNKFN